A genomic stretch from Erysipelothrix sp. HDW6C includes:
- a CDS encoding Rrf2 family transcriptional regulator, whose translation MKLSARTRYGIAALTYMHINEKELTTLVNIADHLNISKIYLEQVFSSLKQANLVDAVKGPSGGYFLKAANCNMFNILNALEPSLFEKTPPSTDDDVINAALCTHLYTPLDTVLVAKLKEIRLKDIAEVIKSESGDNLMYYI comes from the coding sequence ATGAAACTCTCAGCTCGAACTCGATACGGAATTGCCGCACTGACTTACATGCACATTAACGAAAAAGAACTTACAACTTTGGTAAATATTGCCGATCATTTGAATATATCTAAAATCTATCTTGAACAAGTGTTCTCAAGCCTGAAACAAGCCAATTTAGTGGATGCTGTGAAAGGTCCATCTGGTGGATACTTCCTCAAAGCCGCAAACTGCAATATGTTCAACATACTGAACGCACTTGAGCCATCACTATTTGAAAAAACACCACCGTCAACTGACGATGATGTTATTAATGCCGCATTGTGCACACACTTGTATACCCCATTGGATACCGTGCTTGTTGCCAAGTTAAAAGAAATTAGGCTCAAAGATATCGCCGAAGTCATAAAATCTGAATCCGGCGATAATTTAATGTATTATATTTAG
- a CDS encoding hemolysin family protein, producing MVVQIFMLLFLVLLNAFFAGSELAFVSLNNNKLKSMADEGNRKASIVLGLKENPNQFLSTIQIGVSLASIFSGAFASEAFAEVLTQWAVANFALTVVVVKPIAMLVVTLITSYLMLVFGELVPKRIAMTNSEGFAFFVAYPIWILSKITKPIVKFLSFSTNIMLRLVGIDPHKANDEVTEEEIRIMVDAGEIDISEKEMINNIFDFDNQEVGDIMTHRTDIVGINIESTFEEIMSLVDEERFTRYPVYDDSIDKIIGLIHLRDILRYIKDSNGEAFDIKQIMREPYYVPDSKRTDELFRELQNVKMHMAVVIDEYGGTAGIVTMEDLIEEIMGNIMDEYDEEEGNEIQEIGPDEYLVEGLVDLEELEDILGIGLPIDDYDTLSGFIVSELGRIPTLEDVINDESDLVFNGYRFCIVELDEKVIAKVRVTKEKQVTGDSLMED from the coding sequence GTGGTAGTTCAAATATTCATGTTGCTTTTCTTAGTACTTCTTAATGCATTCTTTGCAGGAAGTGAATTAGCATTTGTATCTCTCAATAACAATAAATTAAAAAGTATGGCAGATGAAGGCAATCGTAAAGCAAGTATTGTCTTAGGCCTTAAAGAAAACCCAAATCAGTTTCTTTCAACGATTCAAATTGGTGTTTCCCTCGCAAGTATCTTCTCAGGTGCGTTTGCATCGGAGGCATTTGCGGAAGTCTTAACGCAATGGGCTGTTGCAAACTTTGCACTCACAGTTGTTGTAGTTAAACCAATCGCGATGTTGGTTGTAACCTTAATCACATCCTATCTTATGCTTGTGTTTGGTGAACTAGTGCCAAAGCGTATCGCGATGACGAACTCAGAAGGGTTTGCATTCTTTGTAGCATATCCAATTTGGATCTTGTCGAAGATAACAAAACCAATCGTTAAGTTCTTATCCTTCTCAACAAATATCATGTTACGTCTTGTAGGTATTGATCCTCATAAGGCAAATGATGAAGTAACTGAGGAAGAAATTCGTATCATGGTTGATGCGGGTGAAATTGACATCAGCGAAAAAGAAATGATTAACAACATCTTTGATTTTGATAATCAAGAAGTTGGTGACATCATGACACACCGTACCGATATTGTTGGAATCAACATTGAAAGTACCTTTGAAGAAATTATGAGTCTTGTTGATGAAGAACGATTCACACGTTACCCTGTGTACGATGATAGCATTGATAAGATTATCGGATTGATTCATTTACGCGACATTCTTCGCTATATCAAAGATTCAAACGGTGAAGCGTTCGATATTAAGCAGATCATGCGTGAACCCTATTATGTTCCTGATTCAAAACGAACCGATGAACTTTTCCGAGAACTTCAAAATGTAAAAATGCACATGGCTGTTGTTATCGATGAATACGGTGGGACAGCAGGTATTGTTACAATGGAAGACCTCATTGAAGAAATCATGGGTAATATCATGGATGAGTATGACGAAGAAGAAGGCAATGAAATTCAAGAAATTGGTCCGGATGAGTACCTTGTCGAAGGACTTGTGGACTTGGAAGAACTTGAAGATATTCTTGGTATCGGGCTTCCAATTGACGATTATGACACATTGAGTGGATTTATCGTGAGTGAATTGGGACGTATACCAACGTTGGAAGATGTTATCAATGATGAATCTGATCTTGTCTTTAACGGATACCGATTCTGCATTGTTGAATTGGATGAAAAAGTCATTGCGAAAGTCCGTGTGACAAAAGAAAAGCAAGTCACAGGTGACTCGCTTATGGAAGACTAA
- a CDS encoding ABC transporter permease: protein MVKDILREIKAKWFQFVAIMIITALGVGFFVGIRVTGYDMRATADKYMETSDVLDLEFRHSLGIDKEMITQLSDIVDGEAVGVYDADAFIRVGSTDGVVRVIELNSQTELDITVLEGTMPKAKNEVVIDANLHDVRGLKIGDTVQLKPNDIFEGATLTIVGYANSSLYMNQERGSSSIGSGSVLGFMYGFDLDKKVDVFTSARFAIPDDVDIKTQQALLESNEAAISSARFDRITKPIIQELVDGQVELDANIVDANAVFEQAEQDLDRAKVQLDDAYNEINNGINEMAAGIDLQLTDTSLQGKLDALVNATNNLENNEQVTLVNGISDVDNAITTVEAGIAGVKQAISIEKDPAKLAALQVQLTTLEGQLAELKASQTQLKNQLQVLQTSIASLRTAQTTLQAGITTYNTSFEQYNEGVSTLAANRITAESEFASAQQKIDDGYQEIADADHGKQYILQREDVLIGYKEFYQDSDRIEAIGQVFPLIFFGVAILVTLSTISRMVDESRSQIGVYKALGYSWFYSSMKFVGFAFFSWIVGSIAGVIFGFYMIPTLIYNAYRIMYLTPPLEVGVIASYAWIPLIVSFISSVGVAMFKAVRVSREKTANLLRPPVPKGGQRIFLERIPFLWNRMSFLYKVSFRNLFRNKTRFLMTIIGIGGCAGLLITGFGLQHSIYTIVDKQFDDIIRYDGVITFDETVDTSTVVFENSIKIASEMVSVEGTDTQVYAIDDFLAFPEFTNLQDRRTHTPIELKNDTVVITEKLAILKGLKVGDTFSMKIGEREYPLTVGGITENYVLHYIYMSSEMYTTVTGKAPSYNMMMFKTEQDHTAVSTELLKQDSVYAVTFLSDMRIQYADMMGNFDIVIVVITGAAFALELIVLLNLITMNMSERNKELATLKVLGFYPKELATYIMRENIILTGVSLIFGAIFGYYLHQFVILQAELDAIMFNRELLWTSVAGALALTFAISVIINLVMSRKANNVNMSEALKTFDE from the coding sequence ATGGTAAAAGACATCCTCCGCGAGATTAAAGCGAAGTGGTTCCAATTTGTTGCCATTATGATTATTACCGCTCTCGGTGTGGGATTCTTTGTAGGGATTCGTGTTACCGGTTATGATATGCGCGCTACGGCCGATAAATATATGGAAACCAGTGATGTACTCGATTTGGAGTTTCGTCACAGTTTAGGTATTGATAAAGAAATGATTACGCAGCTTTCCGATATTGTCGATGGTGAAGCAGTTGGAGTCTATGATGCAGATGCATTTATTCGCGTTGGTTCAACCGATGGCGTCGTTCGTGTGATTGAACTTAACTCACAAACAGAACTTGATATTACGGTACTTGAAGGCACGATGCCAAAGGCAAAGAATGAAGTCGTAATTGATGCTAATTTACATGATGTGCGTGGATTGAAAATTGGTGATACTGTTCAATTGAAACCCAATGATATCTTCGAAGGTGCGACACTTACAATCGTAGGTTATGCAAACTCAAGTCTTTACATGAATCAAGAACGTGGGTCCAGTAGTATTGGGTCTGGGAGTGTCCTTGGATTTATGTACGGTTTTGATTTGGATAAGAAGGTCGATGTATTTACGAGTGCTCGTTTTGCAATACCTGATGATGTCGATATTAAAACTCAACAAGCGCTCTTGGAGTCGAATGAGGCCGCAATTTCATCGGCACGATTTGATCGCATCACAAAACCAATTATTCAAGAATTGGTTGATGGGCAGGTAGAACTGGATGCGAATATTGTCGATGCTAATGCAGTATTTGAACAAGCAGAACAGGACCTTGATCGTGCAAAAGTCCAACTCGATGATGCTTATAACGAAATTAATAATGGTATCAATGAAATGGCTGCTGGTATAGACTTGCAGCTTACTGATACATCGTTACAAGGAAAATTGGATGCCTTAGTTAATGCAACGAATAATTTAGAGAATAACGAACAAGTTACACTTGTCAACGGCATTAGTGATGTTGACAATGCAATCACAACTGTAGAAGCAGGAATAGCTGGTGTAAAGCAAGCCATTTCCATTGAAAAAGATCCAGCAAAGTTGGCTGCGCTTCAAGTTCAATTAACGACATTGGAAGGGCAACTTGCAGAACTTAAAGCATCACAAACTCAACTCAAAAATCAATTGCAAGTATTACAAACCAGCATTGCATCGTTGCGTACTGCACAAACAACCTTACAAGCAGGGATTACAACATACAATACATCTTTTGAACAGTATAATGAAGGCGTTTCAACACTCGCAGCGAATCGTATTACTGCTGAGTCAGAGTTTGCCAGTGCACAACAAAAAATTGACGATGGGTATCAAGAGATTGCCGATGCCGATCATGGTAAACAATACATTTTGCAACGTGAGGATGTGTTGATTGGGTACAAAGAGTTTTACCAAGATTCTGATCGTATCGAAGCGATTGGTCAGGTATTTCCACTCATTTTCTTTGGTGTTGCAATCCTTGTAACCCTAAGTACAATTTCCCGTATGGTGGATGAATCACGATCACAAATTGGGGTTTATAAAGCATTGGGGTATTCTTGGTTTTATTCTTCCATGAAATTTGTAGGATTTGCTTTCTTCAGTTGGATTGTAGGCTCCATTGCAGGAGTAATCTTTGGTTTCTACATGATTCCAACTCTCATTTACAATGCCTATCGTATTATGTATCTCACCCCGCCACTTGAAGTTGGTGTCATCGCATCGTATGCATGGATTCCGCTCATTGTGAGTTTTATTTCCAGTGTGGGTGTTGCGATGTTTAAAGCTGTGCGTGTAAGTCGTGAGAAAACGGCTAACTTGCTGCGTCCACCAGTACCAAAAGGTGGGCAACGTATTTTCTTAGAACGCATTCCGTTCCTATGGAATCGCATGAGTTTTCTTTACAAGGTAAGTTTTAGAAATCTATTCCGCAATAAAACACGATTCTTAATGACCATCATTGGAATCGGTGGGTGTGCAGGATTGCTTATTACTGGATTTGGCTTACAACATTCAATTTATACTATCGTTGATAAACAGTTTGACGATATTATTCGCTATGATGGTGTAATTACATTTGATGAAACAGTCGATACAAGTACGGTTGTCTTTGAAAATAGTATTAAGATTGCTTCAGAAATGGTATCCGTTGAAGGCACTGATACACAAGTGTATGCCATTGATGATTTCTTAGCGTTCCCAGAATTTACAAATCTTCAAGATCGTCGGACCCATACGCCTATTGAACTGAAAAATGATACAGTGGTCATCACTGAAAAACTGGCAATTCTAAAAGGGCTCAAAGTGGGTGACACGTTCAGTATGAAGATTGGTGAACGCGAGTATCCGTTGACAGTTGGTGGAATCACAGAAAACTACGTCTTGCATTACATATACATGAGTTCAGAGATGTACACGACCGTGACTGGAAAAGCACCATCCTACAATATGATGATGTTTAAGACAGAGCAAGATCACACCGCAGTTTCAACGGAACTTCTGAAACAAGATTCAGTTTATGCGGTGACATTCCTTTCCGATATGCGCATTCAATATGCGGATATGATGGGGAACTTTGACATCGTGATTGTGGTGATTACAGGAGCAGCATTCGCACTGGAATTAATTGTGCTTCTCAACTTGATAACAATGAACATGAGCGAGCGAAACAAAGAACTTGCAACTCTAAAAGTTCTGGGGTTCTATCCCAAAGAACTTGCGACATATATAATGAGAGAGAATATTATCCTCACAGGGGTAAGTTTAATCTTTGGTGCTATCTTTGGTTATTACTTGCATCAATTTGTAATACTTCAGGCAGAACTGGATGCGATTATGTTTAATCGTGAATTGCTGTGGACAAGCGTTGCGGGTGCATTGGCACTTACATTCGCTATTTCAGTGATCATTAACCTTGTGATGTCACGCAAGGCAAACAATGTAAATATGAGTGAAGCATTGAAAACATTTGACGAATAG
- a CDS encoding ABC transporter ATP-binding protein, with protein sequence MAFIEVKDLKKVYKVGDVEIHAAAGVNFNLDRGKFTVVVGPSGAGKTTVMNILGGMDQPTSGTVLVGDKEVTAMNDRQMTQYRRDDVGFVFQSYNLISNLTALENVELATQIRKEAKDPKEILAQVGLGERMNNFPAQLSGGEQQRVAIARAIAKNPQLLLCDEPTGALDTKTGQQILQVLRDCSDLYGMTVVVITHNRSITEVADRVIEIKNGRVESDTVNKHVKAVDEIKW encoded by the coding sequence ATGGCATTTATCGAAGTAAAGGATTTGAAAAAAGTATATAAAGTTGGCGATGTTGAAATTCATGCTGCAGCAGGCGTGAATTTCAATCTTGATCGCGGTAAATTTACCGTTGTCGTTGGCCCATCGGGAGCTGGAAAAACAACTGTTATGAACATTCTAGGTGGAATGGACCAACCAACATCGGGAACCGTTCTTGTTGGTGACAAGGAAGTTACCGCTATGAATGATCGACAAATGACACAATATCGTCGTGATGATGTGGGTTTTGTGTTTCAATCGTACAACCTCATATCCAACTTGACTGCTTTAGAGAATGTTGAACTCGCTACACAGATTCGTAAAGAAGCAAAAGATCCTAAGGAGATTCTTGCCCAAGTTGGTTTGGGAGAACGGATGAATAATTTCCCAGCACAATTAAGTGGTGGAGAGCAACAACGGGTTGCGATTGCTCGTGCGATTGCAAAGAATCCGCAGTTACTCCTCTGTGATGAACCAACAGGTGCATTAGATACAAAGACAGGGCAGCAAATTCTCCAGGTACTGCGGGATTGTTCGGATTTGTATGGAATGACCGTGGTCGTGATCACCCATAATCGCAGTATTACTGAGGTTGCCGATCGTGTCATTGAGATTAAAAATGGCCGCGTTGAATCGGATACTGTCAACAAACATGTGAAAGCAGTGGATGAAATAAAATGGTAA
- a CDS encoding CCA tRNA nucleotidyltransferase: MLEISVEIREVLDILTNQGYEAYLVGGYVRDAIQHHNTSDIDICTNAKPPVLHELFEHFKPSEVGLDYGVKFNYGESSFEISTMRQEMTYSDQRHPDTVIFIDDIRLDAMRRDFTVNALYYHPDKGLFDFFGGKQDIESKVLRVIGDPLTRLHEDSLRIVRLFRFKSELDYAFDPETISAAYELMDTLHTIHPMQLKEELTRYLCGPSFHVTSHDYPWFLGSLFPEVANMIDYDQQNPYHTMNLYDHSITVTQQLPLTLGHRLVGLFHDTGKVCVQTMDAAGIAHYGGHATASATIAHPYFLEFQFTKEEIAYFTELILNHGLSIQPVLADFQRLIGQYGVAWVYDLITLKRADNLAKSDKAAYQVERCAHFKAIVDTIIDQGLPTTTKDLAINGHDLRDAGVKPHDIGKRLHALLDAVIDGKVLNEKDKLLNMSLEEL, encoded by the coding sequence ATGTTGGAAATTTCAGTCGAAATACGTGAAGTGTTAGACATTCTTACAAACCAAGGGTATGAAGCATATCTTGTTGGTGGCTATGTCCGTGATGCAATACAACATCACAATACTTCTGATATTGATATTTGCACGAATGCGAAGCCACCAGTGCTTCATGAACTCTTTGAACACTTTAAACCATCTGAGGTCGGTCTCGACTATGGGGTTAAATTTAACTATGGCGAATCATCGTTTGAGATATCAACGATGCGCCAGGAAATGACGTATTCAGATCAGCGGCATCCTGATACTGTAATTTTCATTGATGATATACGACTGGATGCAATGCGTCGCGATTTTACTGTGAATGCACTCTATTACCATCCGGATAAAGGGCTCTTTGATTTTTTCGGTGGGAAACAGGATATTGAATCTAAAGTTCTGCGTGTAATTGGTGATCCATTGACGCGCTTGCATGAAGACTCCTTGAGAATTGTTCGCTTGTTTCGCTTTAAATCGGAGTTGGACTATGCGTTTGATCCAGAAACAATTTCCGCTGCATACGAACTGATGGATACACTTCATACTATTCATCCAATGCAGTTAAAAGAAGAATTAACACGCTATCTTTGTGGGCCGAGTTTTCATGTTACGAGTCATGATTATCCATGGTTTCTCGGAAGCTTATTTCCAGAGGTCGCAAACATGATCGATTATGATCAACAGAACCCATACCATACAATGAATTTATACGATCATAGCATCACAGTAACCCAACAGCTTCCCTTGACCTTAGGGCATCGCTTGGTGGGGCTATTCCATGATACTGGCAAAGTATGTGTACAGACCATGGATGCAGCAGGAATCGCCCATTACGGGGGTCATGCAACGGCCAGCGCTACAATTGCGCACCCCTATTTTTTGGAATTTCAATTTACAAAAGAAGAAATTGCATATTTTACGGAACTCATTCTTAATCATGGATTGAGCATTCAACCGGTGCTGGCCGATTTCCAACGATTAATTGGTCAATATGGGGTTGCTTGGGTTTATGACCTTATCACCCTTAAGCGGGCAGACAATCTTGCGAAATCAGATAAGGCGGCGTACCAAGTAGAACGGTGTGCCCATTTCAAAGCAATTGTAGATACAATTATAGATCAAGGGTTACCCACAACAACAAAAGATTTGGCCATTAATGGTCATGATTTACGAGATGCGGGAGTCAAACCGCACGATATTGGAAAACGACTTCATGCACTTCTTGATGCCGTCATTGACGGTAAAGTTTTGAATGAAAAAGATAAATTATTGAACATGAGTTTGGAGGAATTATAA
- a CDS encoding TetR/AcrR family transcriptional regulator, producing MTNDTFAKQCITDALLILVETKPFNSISITELCDRAGVSRMTYYRHYETKEDILVTRLNHIFNDFITTVRSAPSADNREILQQFAALCRREHVILNAMIHSELTPLLQTQISSYFDIFFAEIIHPHAIEPTVGTYSKAFIIGGLIQVVITWIERSMFESDTFIAETLYTLVRGAI from the coding sequence ATGACCAACGATACGTTCGCAAAACAATGCATTACAGACGCACTTCTTATTCTTGTTGAAACAAAACCGTTTAATAGTATTTCGATCACTGAATTATGCGATCGAGCAGGTGTATCACGAATGACCTATTATCGCCATTATGAAACAAAAGAAGATATCCTTGTTACTCGATTGAATCACATCTTCAATGATTTCATTACTACGGTACGTAGCGCTCCATCAGCAGATAATCGTGAAATATTACAACAGTTTGCTGCCCTTTGCCGTCGCGAACATGTCATTCTCAATGCCATGATTCACTCAGAGCTAACGCCCCTATTGCAAACGCAAATCAGCTCATATTTTGATATTTTCTTTGCTGAGATTATTCATCCTCATGCCATCGAACCAACTGTAGGAACCTATTCAAAAGCCTTCATTATTGGTGGTTTAATACAAGTGGTCATTACCTGGATTGAACGTTCCATGTTCGAAAGTGACACATTCATTGCCGAAACCTTGTATACATTAGTACGTGGCGCAATATAA
- a CDS encoding MFS transporter, with protein MKLTKQEKSWVLYDVANSAFILIITATLPIYFRSIASSAGVADNVISAWWGTATSVSLLVLAFLSPFLGALADYKGYKKRLFTLFLMIAVLAAFAFTFANEWQAFIILYIISRLGYSACNIFYDGMLVDVTTNERMDHVSSLGYAYGYVGSTIPFILGVILIFFADTFGISTGLATKLSFIIVIVWWLVLSIPLLKNVEQVHYLEHQPQLVKTSIKRVFKTLRDIRQTPKLMYYILAYFFYIDGVYTIISMATTYGGEVGISDNQMLMALLLTQFVAFPFAILSVKLAKRFGTLPVIKSYILLYMFIAIFGFFLQYAWQFWFLAILIGIAQGGIQSLSRSYFGQMIPKEKSNEYFGFFDIFGKFADFMGPLVIAASSILLGESRYGVLFLVVLFIIGYILLGKVQKIDTHEKDVK; from the coding sequence ATGAAACTAACAAAGCAAGAAAAATCATGGGTTTTATATGATGTTGCGAATTCAGCATTTATTTTAATTATCACTGCAACCTTACCAATCTATTTCCGCTCAATTGCCAGCAGTGCAGGCGTGGCGGATAATGTCATCAGTGCATGGTGGGGAACCGCAACATCGGTCTCACTTTTAGTTCTCGCATTCCTATCGCCATTCTTAGGAGCGCTCGCAGATTACAAAGGGTATAAAAAGAGGCTTTTCACGCTGTTTTTAATGATCGCGGTCTTAGCGGCGTTTGCGTTTACTTTCGCCAATGAATGGCAAGCATTTATTATCCTTTATATCATCTCGCGTCTTGGCTACTCTGCTTGTAATATATTTTATGATGGAATGCTCGTCGATGTTACAACCAATGAGCGCATGGACCACGTATCGTCACTTGGATATGCTTATGGGTATGTTGGCAGTACAATTCCATTTATTCTCGGCGTAATCCTTATTTTCTTTGCAGATACATTTGGGATATCAACGGGATTAGCAACGAAACTATCATTTATCATTGTAATTGTATGGTGGTTAGTATTATCCATTCCATTACTCAAAAATGTAGAGCAAGTTCATTATCTTGAACACCAACCCCAACTGGTCAAGACATCCATCAAACGGGTATTCAAGACATTGCGTGATATTCGACAAACACCAAAGTTGATGTACTATATTCTTGCATATTTCTTCTATATTGACGGGGTATATACGATTATTTCGATGGCAACAACGTATGGAGGGGAAGTTGGCATTTCGGATAATCAAATGCTGATGGCCCTGTTGTTAACACAATTTGTTGCATTCCCATTTGCGATTCTATCTGTAAAACTTGCGAAGCGGTTTGGAACATTGCCGGTTATTAAGTCTTACATCTTGCTTTACATGTTTATTGCGATTTTTGGTTTCTTCTTGCAATATGCATGGCAATTCTGGTTCTTGGCGATTCTTATTGGAATTGCGCAAGGGGGTATTCAATCACTATCGCGCTCCTATTTTGGACAGATGATTCCAAAGGAAAAATCAAACGAATACTTTGGATTCTTCGATATTTTCGGGAAATTTGCGGACTTTATGGGTCCACTTGTCATTGCCGCATCTTCTATATTATTAGGTGAGTCACGCTATGGCGTTCTCTTCTTGGTTGTACTCTTTATAATTGGTTATATTTTATTGGGGAAAGTTCAAAAAATCGATACACACGAAAAGGACGTCAAATGA
- a CDS encoding Hsp20/alpha crystallin family protein: MRNEMTRRPSTLFENLLGDEFLNNVSYGTGIDIYKEDDKYLVDVEMPGFTKEDIDVQFNGDILTIKADHKDTEEKNEKDYYYRSRKHSSVNRQIRFADVDESKVDAVYENGILQVILPKKNQEEVVNRISIK; the protein is encoded by the coding sequence ATGAGAAATGAAATGACAAGACGACCAAGTACATTATTTGAAAACCTTCTAGGCGACGAATTCTTAAACAATGTATCTTACGGAACAGGTATTGATATTTATAAAGAAGATGACAAATATCTTGTGGATGTTGAGATGCCAGGATTCACCAAAGAAGACATTGATGTTCAATTCAATGGTGATATCTTAACAATTAAAGCAGATCATAAAGATACAGAAGAGAAAAATGAAAAGGACTATTACTATCGATCACGTAAACACAGTTCAGTGAATCGCCAAATTCGCTTTGCAGATGTTGATGAATCGAAAGTAGATGCTGTTTATGAAAATGGTATTCTCCAAGTAATCTTGCCTAAGAAGAATCAAGAAGAAGTGGTCAATCGAATCAGTATTAAATAA
- a CDS encoding Type 1 glutamine amidotransferase-like domain-containing protein produces MGKIVTIGGGEYELNETLKIDKKIISLSSKSNPRLLFIPTASSDAPAYSAGIKKHFEALGATVDVLNLHSATQSGEEIEAIILDHDIIYVGGGNTRMMMTLWETFNLDQALRKAFNQDKVLAGLSAGSICWYQWGHSDSNSFGPSDTWVWSKVAGLGFINASHVPHFDEEGRHSYDDMFAQDSALPGIALDNQVALVYDGHEFSIIKDNPEKRAIIYTAHDGVIEKVNLDDGDRVELSINI; encoded by the coding sequence ATGGGAAAAATTGTAACAATCGGTGGTGGTGAATACGAACTTAACGAGACTTTAAAAATCGATAAAAAGATTATTTCACTTTCATCCAAATCAAATCCACGTTTGTTGTTCATACCAACAGCGAGTTCCGATGCACCTGCTTACTCAGCAGGTATAAAAAAACACTTTGAGGCACTTGGAGCGACAGTCGACGTATTGAATCTTCATTCAGCAACTCAAAGTGGAGAAGAAATTGAGGCAATAATCTTGGATCATGACATTATCTATGTTGGTGGTGGCAACACACGAATGATGATGACATTATGGGAAACCTTTAATCTCGACCAAGCCCTACGCAAGGCATTTAATCAAGACAAGGTTTTAGCAGGACTGAGTGCAGGTTCAATCTGTTGGTATCAATGGGGACATTCTGATTCGAACTCATTCGGACCAAGCGACACATGGGTGTGGAGCAAGGTTGCTGGCCTGGGATTTATCAATGCGTCGCACGTTCCCCATTTTGATGAAGAAGGACGGCATAGCTACGATGACATGTTTGCGCAAGACTCAGCACTTCCGGGTATTGCTCTGGACAACCAGGTTGCACTTGTCTATGATGGTCATGAGTTTAGTATCATCAAAGATAATCCTGAGAAAAGAGCCATTATTTACACTGCACATGATGGCGTCATTGAGAAAGTAAACCTCGATGATGGCGATCGTGTTGAATTGTCAATAAATATCTAA
- a CDS encoding nitroreductase family protein, translating to MSNIFTALDARRSRYGLDKASKLSNEEVTALVERAVQATPSAFNAQTQRVVVLFGENSDKFWDITREELRKVAPAEGFENTIAKLESFKAGQGTILYFIDDAVVTGLQEQFALYADNFPIWAQQENGMLQLVTWTALSEAGLGATVQHYNPVVDAATATAFDLPSTWKLVAQMPFGNPVGDVNPKELAPVSDKVKVF from the coding sequence ATGTCAAACATTTTTACAGCATTAGATGCACGCCGTTCACGCTACGGTTTGGATAAAGCATCAAAACTATCAAACGAAGAAGTTACCGCATTGGTTGAACGTGCAGTTCAAGCAACGCCTTCAGCATTTAACGCACAAACACAACGTGTTGTTGTATTATTTGGTGAAAATTCAGATAAATTCTGGGATATCACACGTGAAGAATTACGTAAAGTTGCTCCAGCAGAAGGGTTTGAAAACACAATTGCCAAACTTGAAAGCTTTAAAGCAGGACAAGGAACAATTCTTTATTTCATCGATGACGCTGTAGTAACAGGTCTTCAAGAACAATTTGCATTGTATGCAGATAACTTCCCAATCTGGGCACAACAAGAAAACGGTATGTTACAATTAGTAACTTGGACTGCATTGTCAGAAGCAGGACTTGGTGCAACTGTACAACACTACAACCCAGTTGTAGATGCTGCAACAGCAACAGCATTTGATCTGCCTTCAACTTGGAAACTTGTTGCACAAATGCCATTTGGTAATCCAGTCGGTGATGTTAATCCTAAAGAATTAGCACCAGTTAGCGACAAAGTAAAAGTATTCTAA